A genomic segment from Spinacia oleracea cultivar Varoflay chromosome 3, BTI_SOV_V1, whole genome shotgun sequence encodes:
- the LOC130468916 gene encoding uncharacterized protein: MEKPSKGIKTQYLEKRFKKCFGLISCLLVAEQNNELWMKNHESRPTTSAPFPEASATSILGKNNIMPTIVVKEVVANTDMIEIEVEKVLSRTYISTRSGTIKMVTNKRKINKFSHDQVTT; this comes from the coding sequence ACACAATACCTTGAAAAAAGATTTAAGAAATGTTTTGGACTTATATCTTGTCTCCTTGTGGCTGAGCAAAAcaacgagctatggatgaaaaATCATGAATCACGTCCAACTACTTCTGCTCCATTCCCTGAAGCGAGTGCAACATCCATATTGGGAAAGAACAATATCATGCCAACAATAGTGGTCAAGGAAGTGGTCGCGAATACAGATATGATCGAGATCGAGGTCGAGAAGGTTCTTTCAAGAACTTATATTTCTACCAGAAGTGGGACAATAAAAATGGTAACAAACAAGAGAAAGATAAACAAATTCTCTCATGATCAAGTTACTACCTAA